From a region of the Thermosipho melanesiensis BI429 genome:
- a CDS encoding ATP-binding protein yields MKCQHCRKKAIIKSPRLCEDHFPEYFERKIGKFLDKFKIKNKKILVSISGGKDSVVVSYVLSKLKEKYNLQIEYFFIDLGIPIFSEKSKEISLEVTKKLNNELIIYNLEKEDGFTIMDIKYKPCSYCGMIRRYILNKYAYENNFDYVVLGHNLDDEVFFLFNNMFNKNISQLQRTGPLTLTIKEKKLIGRIKPLYFLTEEEILLYAKLNSLPYIGCACPNSLKSTQRKFKTNIEFSRDQKLNIVYTILEVKKYLPEEKVELKFCQNCGYPTTSDTCKFCKTKERLRR; encoded by the coding sequence TTGAAGTGTCAACATTGTAGAAAAAAAGCAATAATTAAATCTCCCAGACTTTGCGAGGATCATTTTCCAGAATATTTCGAAAGAAAAATTGGAAAATTTTTGGATAAATTCAAAATAAAAAACAAAAAAATACTTGTCTCAATTTCTGGTGGCAAAGATTCGGTAGTTGTAAGCTATGTTTTATCAAAACTAAAGGAAAAATACAACCTGCAAATCGAGTATTTTTTTATAGATCTTGGAATACCAATTTTTTCAGAAAAATCAAAAGAAATTTCCTTAGAAGTAACAAAAAAATTGAATAATGAATTAATAATATACAACTTAGAAAAAGAAGATGGTTTTACAATAATGGATATTAAATACAAACCGTGCTCATATTGTGGAATGATAAGAAGATATATACTAAACAAATATGCATACGAGAATAACTTTGACTATGTAGTTTTAGGACACAACTTAGATGATGAGGTATTCTTTTTATTTAACAATATGTTTAACAAAAATATTTCTCAACTCCAAAGAACAGGTCCTTTAACTCTTACGATAAAAGAAAAAAAATTAATAGGTAGAATAAAACCACTTTATTTCCTAACAGAAGAAGAAATTTTACTCTATGCAAAACTAAACTCTCTACCTTACATAGGCTGTGCATGTCCAAATTCACTAAAAAGTACCCAAAGAAAATTTAAAACAAACATTGAATTTTCAAGAGACCAAAAACTAAATATTGTATACACAATACTAGAAGTAAAAAAATATCTTCCAGAAGAAAAGGTTGAATTAAAATTCTGCCAAAATTGTGGTTATCCAACTACATCAGATACATGTAAATTCTGCAAAACTAAAGAAAGGTTAAGGAGGTAA